Proteins encoded by one window of Methanobacterium sp. CWC-01:
- a CDS encoding dihydromethanopterin reductase (acceptor), producing the protein MKIAWGITGAGHLLLESVETLEKISREHEVTVLLSAAGEEVLKMYGLYGRIESLTGGYYQELVLEKDQKFSYPLAGRFSLGRYDLLVVSPSTSNTIAKVVSGIADTLITNAIAQAGKGKISTMIVPVDLEAGDVQTVLPSKLELELCQHCSTCQAAAACPQDAITPGVEINLLKCQGCGACQIACPFGAVSGGKKIFIRMREIDVSNTKKLDALEDVDVVETPKQLLKIISSF; encoded by the coding sequence ATGAAAATAGCCTGGGGCATTACTGGAGCCGGACACCTGCTCCTGGAGAGTGTTGAAACACTAGAAAAAATTTCCAGGGAACATGAGGTAACCGTACTACTATCCGCAGCTGGTGAAGAAGTTCTTAAAATGTATGGGCTTTATGGGCGAATTGAATCTCTCACCGGAGGCTATTACCAGGAGCTGGTCCTGGAGAAGGATCAGAAGTTCAGTTATCCCCTTGCTGGTCGATTCTCCCTGGGTCGTTACGACCTCCTGGTGGTCTCTCCATCCACATCCAACACCATTGCCAAGGTAGTCAGTGGCATTGCTGATACCCTCATTACCAACGCCATTGCCCAGGCAGGTAAGGGTAAGATATCAACCATGATAGTGCCTGTTGATCTGGAAGCAGGGGACGTGCAAACTGTGCTGCCCTCGAAACTGGAACTGGAATTATGTCAACACTGTTCAACCTGCCAGGCGGCTGCTGCCTGTCCTCAGGACGCCATAACGCCCGGAGTGGAAATTAACCTCTTAAAGTGCCAGGGATGCGGTGCATGTCAAATTGCGTGTCCTTTTGGAGCAGTTTCCGGTGGGAAAAAGATTTTCATTCGCATGAGGGAGATCGATGTTTCAAACACCAAAAAATTGGATGCTTTAGAGGATGTGGATGTGGTTGAAACTCCGAAGCAACTTTTAAAAATCATTTCTTCGTTTTAG
- a CDS encoding DUF192 domain-containing protein, translating into MADSFFSRFRGLMLKKNLERGLILKIPAGRGRRGSAIHMFFMRIPLDLVFLDEAKIVVDTVTLKPWQTYTPKAPARYVIEFRTGVLSNSSTEIGDELDFTCEIA; encoded by the coding sequence ATGGCCGACAGTTTTTTTTCCCGTTTTCGTGGATTGATGCTGAAGAAAAATCTGGAAAGAGGCTTGATTTTGAAGATCCCTGCGGGTAGGGGAAGAAGGGGCTCAGCTATCCACATGTTCTTCATGCGCATACCGTTGGATTTGGTTTTTTTGGATGAAGCCAAAATTGTGGTGGATACAGTAACTCTAAAACCATGGCAGACCTACACTCCAAAGGCCCCTGCCAGATACGTTATCGAGTTTAGAACAGGGGTTTTAAGTAATTCTTCTACTGAAATAGGTGATGAGCTGGACTTTACCTGTGAAATAGCTTGA
- a CDS encoding potassium channel family protein — MKNMSELMVDLAYSALLFNSKDAAEEVKKLENKINRLNYEIKKESLLAARTVEDAEKLTALLEVGEATENIADSAKDIADLVLKGIKPHPVFKMVMEESDEMIIRVKICESSELIDNSLGELLLATRTGMTVIAIRRNESWIYGPDKNTILDVNDTLIAKGNETGANILDKLASGEIKLEDLEYNEIAEI; from the coding sequence ATGAAGAACATGTCCGAATTAATGGTTGATTTAGCATATTCTGCCCTACTTTTTAACAGTAAAGACGCGGCGGAAGAAGTTAAAAAACTGGAAAATAAAATTAACCGGCTTAACTATGAGATTAAGAAGGAATCTCTCCTGGCGGCAAGAACTGTTGAAGATGCGGAGAAACTGACCGCCCTTCTGGAGGTGGGGGAAGCAACTGAGAACATAGCTGATTCAGCTAAAGACATAGCTGATCTGGTTTTGAAGGGTATAAAGCCGCATCCGGTATTTAAAATGGTCATGGAAGAATCGGATGAAATGATCATCAGAGTTAAAATATGCGAATCATCAGAATTGATTGATAATTCTTTAGGAGAGCTTTTACTTGCCACCAGGACGGGAATGACGGTAATTGCCATCAGGAGAAACGAGTCATGGATTTATGGTCCGGATAAAAATACAATTCTTGATGTGAATGACACCCTAATCGCCAAGGGAAACGAAACTGGTGCAAATATACTTGACAAGCTTGCCAGTGGCGAAATTAAGCTTGAAGATCTTGAATATAATGAAATAGCTGAAATATAA
- a CDS encoding 4Fe-4S binding protein, translating into MTEEPKIGVYTCHCGINIGGVVDIDEVKEYAATLPNVVLSEEYKYMCSDPGQDIIQKDIKEKGINRVVVAACSPRLHEPTFRRCVREAGLNPFLFEFANIREHDSWVHMGEPEAATEKAKDLVRMAVAKARLLEPLESSTVAVDNKALVIGGGVAGIQSALDLADMGFKTYLVEKQPTIGGRMAQLDKTFPTLDCSMCILAPKMVDAGKHENIELISYAEVKEVHGYIGNFQVVIEKKPRYVREEVCTGCGSCTEVCPIEMPNYFDEGMGMVKATFLPFPQAVPLVATINKDYCIDCKLCDQACGNGAIFHEQEAEEIEIEVGTIIVATGYDPYNPTEKKEWSYADADNVITGLELERLINASGPTMGKVLKPSDGEKPKSVAFIQCVGSRDAQIDKPYCSRVCCMYAMKNAQLIKDKAPDTDVAIYYMDIRAFGKGFEEFYQRSQEKYGIKFIRGRPASVLVNPDDTLTIRAEDSMLGKVTEFNYDMVVLSVGLQPPEGSEELRQTIGLSKSADGFLMEAHPKLRPVDTLTDGVYLAGVSQGPKDIPDAVAQASGAAARAAIPMVKGEVEIEPIIAAVDTDVCGGCEVCIELCPFGALERVDEQAHVNVALCKGCGTCVAACPSGAMDQQHFRTAQIMAQIEAALNAGK; encoded by the coding sequence ATGACCGAAGAACCTAAAATTGGAGTCTACACGTGTCACTGCGGGATCAACATTGGAGGTGTAGTTGACATCGACGAAGTCAAGGAGTACGCAGCTACCCTGCCTAATGTGGTATTATCCGAAGAATACAAGTACATGTGTTCAGATCCTGGACAGGACATCATCCAGAAAGATATCAAAGAAAAAGGCATTAATCGAGTTGTAGTTGCTGCATGTTCACCCCGGCTTCACGAGCCAACCTTCCGAAGATGTGTTAGGGAAGCTGGACTGAATCCATTCTTATTTGAATTTGCTAACATTAGGGAGCACGACTCCTGGGTGCATATGGGAGAACCAGAAGCTGCTACCGAAAAAGCTAAAGACTTGGTCCGAATGGCCGTGGCCAAAGCACGTTTATTAGAGCCTCTTGAATCCTCTACAGTGGCTGTGGACAACAAAGCGCTGGTTATAGGCGGAGGTGTGGCTGGTATTCAATCTGCACTCGATTTAGCGGATATGGGATTCAAAACCTATCTAGTTGAAAAACAACCCACCATCGGTGGACGAATGGCCCAACTGGACAAAACATTCCCGACTCTGGACTGTTCCATGTGTATTCTGGCCCCTAAAATGGTGGACGCCGGTAAACACGAAAACATCGAGCTAATATCCTACGCAGAAGTGAAAGAAGTTCACGGTTACATCGGTAACTTCCAAGTGGTAATTGAGAAAAAGCCAAGATACGTAAGAGAAGAAGTTTGTACCGGTTGCGGCAGTTGTACCGAAGTATGTCCTATAGAAATGCCTAACTACTTCGACGAAGGTATGGGTATGGTCAAAGCGACTTTCTTACCTTTCCCTCAAGCTGTGCCTCTGGTAGCCACCATAAACAAAGACTACTGTATCGACTGTAAACTCTGTGACCAAGCCTGTGGAAACGGTGCCATCTTCCACGAGCAAGAGGCTGAAGAAATCGAGATTGAAGTAGGTACAATCATAGTAGCCACTGGTTACGACCCATACAACCCCACCGAGAAGAAAGAATGGAGTTACGCCGACGCTGATAACGTCATTACCGGTCTGGAACTGGAAAGACTTATCAACGCATCTGGACCCACCATGGGTAAAGTCTTAAAACCTTCCGATGGCGAAAAACCCAAGAGTGTGGCCTTCATCCAGTGTGTAGGTAGTAGGGACGCACAGATCGACAAACCTTACTGTTCCCGGGTATGCTGTATGTACGCCATGAAGAACGCCCAGTTAATCAAGGACAAAGCCCCAGATACAGATGTGGCCATCTACTACATGGACATCCGTGCCTTTGGTAAAGGATTCGAGGAATTCTACCAAAGATCTCAAGAGAAGTATGGAATTAAGTTCATCCGTGGCCGACCCGCATCAGTACTCGTCAACCCTGACGACACCCTCACCATACGGGCAGAGGACAGCATGCTGGGCAAAGTCACCGAGTTCAACTATGATATGGTAGTACTCTCTGTGGGTCTACAGCCCCCAGAAGGATCAGAAGAACTTAGACAGACCATCGGGCTTTCCAAAAGCGCTGACGGTTTCCTGATGGAAGCTCACCCCAAACTACGACCGGTCGATACCCTAACTGATGGTGTATATCTAGCCGGTGTGTCACAAGGTCCTAAGGATATTCCAGACGCAGTGGCTCAAGCATCAGGTGCTGCAGCCCGAGCAGCCATACCCATGGTTAAAGGTGAAGTGGAAATCGAACCCATCATTGCTGCCGTCGACACTGACGTGTGTGGTGGATGCGAAGTCTGTATTGAACTATGTCCATTCGGAGCTCTTGAACGTGTAGACGAACAGGCCCATGTGAACGTAGCTCTATGCAAAGGTTGTGGAACCTGTGTAGCTGCCTGCCCATCAGGAGCAATGGATCAGCAACACTTCCGAACCGCCCAGATAATGGCTCAGATTGAAGCTGCCTTAAACGCAGGTAAATAA
- the glyA gene encoding serine hydroxymethyltransferase encodes MVKNEEYAYKIKEITKKHHEWMKNSINLIASENITSTIVREALSSDLSHRYAEGLPGKRFYEGCQYIDQIEEMTIELSKKIFQAEHANVQPISGVVANLASFFAVSDQGDTIMALEVPVGGHISHASVSAAGIRCLDVHPHPFDPLKMNIDAEAMKKKILEEKPKIVLLGGSLFLFPHPVEDAREAADEVGAKVMYDGAHVLGLIAGGQFQDPLKEGADLLVGSTHKTFPGPQGGIILCKNDIADSVDEAVFPGVVSNHHLHHLAALGIATAEMLEFGADYADQTIKNAQKLGENLYELGFNVLCEDQGFTKSHQVVMDVSNINHASILAKTLEKNNIILNKNLLPWDDVNRTEDPSGIRIGTQEITRRGMKESEMAEVAGYIKNVVMDGKNVQDEVTEFMGQYTQVHYAFQSDEGYRYLEF; translated from the coding sequence ATGGTCAAAAATGAAGAATATGCCTATAAAATAAAAGAAATCACTAAAAAGCATCATGAATGGATGAAAAACAGTATAAATCTAATTGCCAGTGAAAACATTACCAGTACAATCGTGAGGGAGGCTTTATCATCTGATCTATCCCACCGTTATGCGGAAGGGCTTCCTGGAAAACGTTTCTACGAGGGTTGTCAGTACATCGACCAGATAGAGGAAATGACCATTGAATTATCCAAGAAAATATTCCAGGCCGAACATGCCAATGTACAACCCATATCTGGCGTGGTTGCCAATTTAGCGTCTTTTTTTGCAGTTTCAGATCAGGGTGATACCATAATGGCCCTGGAGGTTCCAGTAGGTGGACATATAAGTCATGCTTCGGTTAGTGCAGCCGGAATAAGGTGCCTTGATGTACATCCCCACCCCTTTGACCCGTTGAAGATGAACATCGATGCCGAGGCCATGAAGAAGAAGATCTTAGAAGAGAAGCCCAAAATTGTCCTGTTAGGTGGTAGCCTATTCCTATTCCCCCATCCAGTTGAAGATGCCAGGGAAGCAGCCGATGAGGTGGGGGCCAAAGTCATGTACGATGGCGCCCATGTACTGGGACTCATAGCTGGCGGTCAATTCCAAGACCCACTTAAAGAAGGTGCTGACCTTTTAGTAGGAAGCACTCATAAAACCTTCCCCGGCCCCCAGGGCGGTATTATACTCTGTAAAAATGATATAGCTGATTCAGTTGACGAAGCAGTGTTCCCTGGAGTAGTAAGTAACCACCATCTCCATCATCTCGCTGCCCTTGGCATAGCCACCGCAGAGATGCTGGAATTTGGAGCAGATTACGCTGACCAAACCATTAAAAATGCCCAGAAACTGGGAGAAAACTTGTATGAACTCGGTTTTAATGTATTATGTGAAGATCAAGGGTTTACCAAATCCCATCAAGTGGTGATGGATGTTTCCAACATCAACCACGCTTCCATATTGGCTAAAACTTTGGAAAAAAATAACATAATACTCAACAAGAATTTACTTCCCTGGGACGATGTAAACCGCACGGAAGACCCCTCCGGAATTCGTATTGGGACCCAGGAAATTACTCGCAGAGGAATGAAGGAGTCTGAAATGGCCGAAGTGGCGGGATACATAAAAAATGTGGTGATGGATGGTAAAAATGTGCAAGATGAAGTCACAGAATTCATGGGCCAGTACACCCAGGTGCACTACGCTTTCCAATCAGATGAAGGCTATCGTTACTTAGAATTTTAA
- the radA gene encoding DNA repair and recombination protein RadA codes for MVELEDLPNVGEKTAQKLRDAGFADMMRLATATAKELSVKVEIGEGVAEKVIEAARKAEQIDFETALDVMERRKDVGRITTGSSGLDELIGGGIETQAITEVFGEFGSGKSQISHEIAVSVQLPPEKGGLEGECVFIDTENTFRPERIRQIAEGFDMDVEEVLQKIHIARAFNSSHQILMADKVNELIQRGINIRLVIVDSLTAHFRAEYVGRESLATRQQKLNQHLHTLQNIANTYNSAVFVTNQVQARPDAFFGSPTKAIGGHVLGHAATYRIWLKKGLAGKRIARLVDSPHLPEGEAVFKIVTEGITD; via the coding sequence ATGGTTGAATTGGAAGACTTACCAAATGTCGGAGAAAAAACAGCCCAAAAGTTAAGGGATGCTGGTTTTGCGGACATGATGAGACTAGCCACCGCCACCGCTAAAGAACTTAGTGTTAAAGTTGAGATTGGAGAGGGTGTGGCTGAAAAAGTTATCGAAGCAGCCCGTAAGGCTGAACAAATAGACTTTGAAACCGCCCTGGATGTTATGGAACGCAGAAAAGATGTTGGGAGAATAACAACCGGGAGCAGTGGACTGGATGAACTTATAGGCGGAGGAATTGAAACTCAGGCCATCACTGAAGTTTTTGGAGAGTTCGGATCGGGTAAGAGTCAGATATCTCATGAAATAGCAGTATCAGTTCAGCTTCCCCCAGAAAAAGGGGGTTTAGAAGGTGAATGTGTTTTCATAGATACAGAAAACACCTTCCGTCCGGAAAGGATTCGTCAAATCGCTGAGGGCTTTGATATGGATGTGGAAGAAGTTCTACAGAAGATCCATATTGCCCGTGCTTTTAACTCCAGCCACCAGATACTGATGGCCGATAAGGTTAATGAACTTATTCAGCGTGGAATTAATATACGTCTGGTAATTGTTGATTCCCTCACCGCCCACTTCCGGGCGGAATATGTGGGGCGGGAGTCACTGGCCACCCGACAGCAAAAATTGAACCAACATTTACACACCCTGCAAAACATTGCCAATACCTACAATTCAGCGGTTTTTGTTACAAACCAGGTACAAGCCCGGCCTGATGCATTCTTCGGAAGCCCAACTAAGGCTATTGGAGGTCACGTGCTGGGGCACGCTGCCACCTACCGGATATGGTTAAAAAAGGGTCTGGCTGGGAAACGGATCGCAAGGTTAGTGGACAGTCCTCACCTACCAGAAGGAGAGGCTGTATTCAAAATCGTTACCGAGGGAATCACGGATTGA
- a CDS encoding DUF5750 family protein, with the protein MEVKIVDYGFSEEFEKYYITYQVKGLNPGEIAQLQVKVEDPLVVKCDELYLTTFFHGDYYPFHSADAKDRMEDYIAREEIEMTAYILDLLDESR; encoded by the coding sequence ATGGAAGTAAAAATTGTGGACTACGGTTTTTCAGAAGAATTTGAGAAATATTACATAACTTACCAAGTGAAAGGACTGAATCCCGGGGAGATAGCCCAACTCCAGGTCAAGGTGGAGGATCCCCTGGTGGTGAAATGTGATGAATTGTATCTAACCACCTTTTTCCATGGGGATTACTATCCCTTCCACAGTGCGGATGCCAAGGATAGGATGGAGGACTATATTGCCCGGGAAGAAATCGAAATGACAGCCTATATATTGGATTTACTTGATGAGAGTAGATGA
- a CDS encoding DUF169 domain-containing protein, translating into MIHQKLGKKLKNVLKLEREPVAIKWSFKEPKKIPLEEEKSRFCRKIEKAMNGEVFYSNLEHELCMGGARYSGLGDKSNYPVSLRSGNFLVAAGVYKNIPAVQRSWQNNLCIPADIFRAVIFAPLVNAEFEPDVVLIVCNARQGMEILHANAYDTGSHSLGGDSGPICSSMAAIPYLTGKVTYGFADIGSRRHMEMKDYEVMVSIPASELERIVANLLEMRTKTFFKEQ; encoded by the coding sequence ATGATACATCAGAAGTTGGGAAAAAAACTTAAAAACGTTTTAAAACTGGAGCGAGAACCAGTAGCCATTAAATGGTCCTTCAAGGAACCTAAAAAGATACCTCTAGAAGAAGAAAAATCCAGGTTCTGTCGTAAAATAGAAAAGGCCATGAATGGGGAGGTTTTTTATTCTAACTTAGAACATGAGCTGTGTATGGGCGGAGCAAGATACAGTGGCCTGGGAGATAAGAGTAACTATCCCGTCAGTCTCAGAAGCGGAAATTTTCTGGTGGCTGCCGGAGTTTATAAAAATATACCTGCAGTGCAGAGATCCTGGCAAAACAACCTCTGCATACCTGCAGACATATTCCGGGCAGTGATCTTCGCCCCTTTAGTTAACGCCGAATTCGAACCAGACGTGGTGTTAATAGTATGTAATGCCCGGCAGGGTATGGAAATCTTACATGCCAATGCATATGATACTGGTTCACATTCTTTGGGGGGCGATTCAGGGCCTATTTGTAGTTCGATGGCCGCTATTCCCTATCTAACTGGAAAGGTAACGTATGGATTTGCAGACATTGGATCCCGACGGCACATGGAGATGAAAGATTATGAAGTTATGGTAAGTATCCCAGCCAGCGAATTAGAGCGTATCGTAGCAAACCTTCTGGAAATGAGAACTAAAACATTCTTTAAAGAACAATAG
- a CDS encoding magnesium transporter: MKWTDPVKKIGDLILLLLNLLARIVIVVSKRSLKALSIPFVISGKVAHFFRDVSRTLGEGFIALFICAIGDLIAGILLSRMTETLSILPGLLILIPGAIGMRGNIFGALGSRLGSNLHIGILSPELKKSTILYQNIISAMILTFIMSIFLAFMAKGFSMALGYESISLVDFTIISVLGGIFSGALLLPATILITIKSYENGWDPDNVTTPLIAASGDLFTLPSLLLAIQILLWIRNGFFDTILFLVFIIIGIIAFIVGIRGESNLKKIIKHSTPTLFLSSILGTTAGTILNSSFSLILNNPSILALVPLFSGESGDLVSILGARLSSRLHIGSIKASLRPSEEALRNFGIIIILALIIYPTIGLLAHFASVLLGVKSVGIENMVLISTLAGLILTPFMLMIAFYLSIITYKKGLDPDNVVIPLTTSITDPIANTFLVIMVISILGYTL, encoded by the coding sequence GTGAAATGGACAGATCCAGTGAAGAAGATTGGGGACTTAATATTACTTCTATTGAACCTCCTGGCCAGAATTGTTATCGTAGTCTCAAAAAGGTCTCTGAAGGCCCTTTCTATACCCTTTGTTATTTCCGGTAAAGTTGCTCATTTTTTTCGTGATGTTTCCAGAACATTAGGTGAAGGATTCATCGCCCTTTTCATATGCGCCATCGGAGACCTGATTGCAGGTATTCTTTTAAGTCGCATGACCGAAACACTTTCAATCCTTCCGGGGCTACTTATTCTCATTCCTGGAGCAATTGGGATGAGGGGAAATATTTTTGGCGCGTTAGGGTCTCGATTAGGCTCCAATCTGCATATTGGTATCTTATCGCCTGAACTAAAAAAATCAACAATTTTATATCAAAATATTATCTCCGCAATGATTTTAACGTTTATAATGTCAATTTTCCTGGCATTTATGGCTAAAGGGTTTTCTATGGCCTTGGGCTATGAAAGTATTAGCCTGGTGGACTTCACCATTATATCCGTATTGGGAGGAATATTCTCCGGGGCCCTGCTCTTACCAGCCACCATTTTAATCACCATTAAAAGTTACGAAAATGGTTGGGACCCGGATAACGTAACCACTCCATTAATAGCAGCTTCAGGAGACCTTTTTACCCTCCCATCCCTCCTTCTGGCGATACAAATACTATTATGGATTAGAAATGGATTTTTTGACACAATATTATTCCTGGTATTCATAATCATAGGTATAATTGCGTTTATTGTTGGAATCAGAGGTGAAAGTAACCTTAAAAAGATCATAAAACACAGCACACCCACCCTGTTCCTGTCTTCAATCCTGGGCACCACTGCCGGTACCATCCTGAACAGCAGTTTTTCGCTGATCTTAAATAATCCCAGCATTCTGGCTTTGGTGCCGTTATTCTCTGGTGAAAGTGGAGATCTGGTCAGTATTCTGGGGGCCAGATTATCTTCCAGATTACATATTGGGTCAATTAAAGCTTCCCTCAGGCCCTCGGAAGAAGCTTTAAGAAATTTTGGGATAATTATAATCCTGGCCTTAATAATCTATCCAACCATAGGTCTTTTAGCCCATTTTGCATCAGTACTCCTCGGAGTTAAATCGGTTGGAATTGAAAACATGGTTTTGATAAGTACCCTGGCTGGTTTGATCCTGACACCCTTCATGTTAATGATTGCCTTTTATCTGAGCATAATAACCTACAAAAAGGGGCTTGATCCTGACAATGTGGTTATACCCTTAACCACCAGCATAACTGACCCTATAGCCAATACATTCCTGGTGATAATGGTAATTTCCATTTTAGGATATACTTTGTAG
- a CDS encoding Lrp/AsnC family transcriptional regulator yields the protein MDDVDLAILRSLIRNSRITLSQMSKEIDIPDATISNRLKKLESEIINRYTIILDWQKIGLEITSIIIIQTESEKHESVKEMLSRLEEVSEVYSVSGEYDILIKVWVRSIEELNKLINTKIRSIDGVEDLTEMIVMERVKEDIPSF from the coding sequence ATGGACGATGTTGATCTGGCTATATTGCGTTCCTTGATTAGAAATTCAAGGATTACCCTTTCTCAGATGTCAAAGGAAATTGACATCCCTGATGCAACTATATCCAATCGCCTTAAAAAATTAGAATCGGAAATAATCAATCGCTACACCATAATCCTGGACTGGCAGAAGATTGGTTTGGAAATTACTTCCATAATAATCATTCAAACCGAGTCTGAAAAGCACGAGTCTGTTAAAGAAATGCTATCCCGACTGGAAGAAGTCTCAGAAGTTTACAGCGTATCCGGGGAATATGATATACTTATTAAGGTATGGGTGAGAAGTATTGAGGAACTGAATAAACTTATAAACACTAAAATCCGTTCTATTGACGGTGTTGAGGATTTAACTGAAATGATTGTAATGGAACGTGTTAAGGAGGATATTCCATCATTTTAG